A window of the Lactuca sativa cultivar Salinas chromosome 7, Lsat_Salinas_v11, whole genome shotgun sequence genome harbors these coding sequences:
- the LOC111903652 gene encoding glyoxylase I 4 encodes MAKHIVNGGKEIIEEDALFASSSSLQKMPLLSLNHVSFICKSVRKSVKFYSDVLGFVLIRRPSSFDFEGAWLFNDGIGIHLLEVETTPTKITAINPKDNHISFQCTDMDIIIKKLEGLGIKYVTAVVKEGGVEVNQLFFHDPDGYMIEICNCHVLPVLPITSCPLKKLPAASKIKNGESSFYEKTSSKNYNCEEDEVLMMDNFLIDMMGISL; translated from the exons ATGGCGAAACATATTGTTAATGGTGGAAAAGAGATAATTGAGGAGGACGCATTAtttgcttcatcatcttcattgcAGAAGATGCCTCTTTTATCTCTAAATCACGTCTCCTTCATCTGCAAATCCGTTCGTAAATCCGTCAAGTTTTACAGTGACGTCCTGGGTTTCGTTCTTATTAGACGTCCTTCCTCCTTTGACTTCGAAGGTGCTTG GTTGTTCAACGATGGGATTGGAATACATTTGTTAGAAGTGGAGACGACTCCTACAAAAATAACAGCGATCAATCCAAAAGACAACCACATTTCGTTTCAGTGCACAGATATGGATATCATAATCAAGAAACTTGAGGGATTGGGTATCAAGTATGTGACAGCGGTGGTGAAAGAAGGTGGTGTGGAGGTGAACCAGTTATTCTTCCATGATCCAGATGGTTACATGATTGAGATCTGCAACTGCCATGTTCTTCCTGTACTTCCCATCACCTCATGCCCCCTCAAGAAGCTCCCAGCAGCTTCAAAGATCAAAAATGGCGAATCCTCCTTCTATG AGAAAACTAGCTCCAAGAATTACAAttgtgaagaagatgaagtgTTGATGATGGACAATTTTTTAATAGACATGATGGGTATCTCCTTGTAA
- the LOC111903663 gene encoding glyoxylase I 4: MTKHIVNGGKEIIEEENALITSSSSLQNMPLLSLNHVSFICKSVSRSVKFYSDVLGFVLIRRPTSFDFEGAWLFNDGIGIHLLEVDTTPTKTRAINPKDNHISFQCTDMDLIIKKLEGLGIKYVTAMVKEGGMEVNQLFFHDPDGYMIEICNCHVLPVLPITSCSLKKLPAALNINNGESSLYEKMSSKNYYCGEDEVLMMDSFLIDMMDISF, encoded by the exons ATGACGAAACATATTGTTAATGGCGGAAAAGAGATCATTGAGGAGGAGAATGCATTaatcacttcatcatcttcattgcAAAATATGCCTCTCTTATCTCTAAATCACGTCTCCTTCATCTGCAAATCCGTTAGTAGATCCGTCAAGTTTTACAGTGACGTCCTGGGATTCGTTCTTATTAGACGTCCCACCTCCTTCGACTTCGAAGGTGCTTG GTTGTTCAACGATGGGATTGGCATACATTTGCTAGAAGTGGACACGACTCCTACAAAAACAAGAGCTATCAATCCAAAAGACAACCACATTTCGTTTCAGTGTACAGATATGGATCTCATAATCAAGAAACTTGAGGGATTGGGTATCAAGTATGTGACAGCGATGGTGAAAGAAGGTGGCATGGAGGTGAACCAGTTATTCTTCCATGATCCAGATGGTTATATGATTGAGATCTGCAATTGTCATGTTCTTCCTGTGCTTCCGATCACCTCATGCTCCCTGAAAAAGCTCCCAGCAGCTTTAAATATCAACAATGGCGAATCCTCCTTGTACG AGAAAATGAGCTCCAAGAATTACTATTGTGGAGAAGATGAAGTGTTGATGATGGACAGTTTTTTAATTGACATGATGGATATCTCCTTTTAA